From Chryseobacterium salivictor, a single genomic window includes:
- a CDS encoding SusC/RagA family TonB-linked outer membrane protein, which translates to MNVKLRILTAGVLFFTGQALVAQQDSTKTQNIEEVVVVGYGTQKKADVTSSITTVKGSDIANLNTPTFEAQLAGRASGVQVVSSSGDIGRAPTVRIRGVNTITSGTSPLYVVDGVPIFAGDTGGGNTYTNALADINPADIESMTVLKDGAATAIYGSRAANGVVLITTKKGKNGKFTVSYNNMFSVASVVKKLDLLETPDFLTISNEKAKAAGTVWAKGSDYNTDWQKAVLRAGTQTDHFLSMTGGLGKGNYYASLGYTKQEGVITPNAMERISLRMNADQKVTDWFKLSTNFAYSETSYKGLNNGYNSISGAMFSAVRQLPNTPIYDTRTPTGYNIYTQGTVSRVGQWDNLIPITSDLTNIAYVVNNNKYTSDLSRFIGSIAGDVKITDWLDYKLQVSKDRSVTTGFLYWNRVHGDGFSRGGYIDNNYLNLDRWNIQNILNFNKTFGSHNLNVVLVNEYQKQKTNSFFADGQGLSSDFFGDVGVISGSYATQYSGGGATENGLISYAARLSYNFANKYFVQGTIRRDGLSSLPTANKWGNFPGVSLGWTVSNEGFMKDLNTLSELKLRASYGKVGNTDIGNYPYLGLYNSFKYADYNGIGYSQAGNDQLKWETNTKKNLGADFGLLKNRITFSADYFVNENDGLILAVPLSPSLGVPGNSVNKNIGSMENRGFEFSANADILKNENLKWSIGGNLTLMDNKVTGLVDGKDIIQSQNGETAYLIREGESLRSLYGYKYWGVNAANGNPVYYKADGSLVQANIANQGYYLFDPTNPGNLGTASSLTNDDRQILGNTLPTYFGSVNTTLQYKRFDFSVMARFSGGNNIFNVTRRELLNQDFYNNGSEILGRWQSASNPGDGWTPKLHGGRGNFINLNGQATSRFVEKGDFVKIDNITLGYSLDPAMLSSINLTKFRIYGVVQNAIMFTNYKGIDPEMENLGMDYNAVPRQRTISFGINATF; encoded by the coding sequence ATGAATGTGAAATTAAGAATTTTGACCGCAGGTGTTTTGTTTTTTACAGGACAGGCGTTAGTGGCACAGCAGGACTCAACTAAAACTCAAAATATTGAGGAGGTTGTTGTAGTCGGCTATGGGACCCAAAAGAAGGCAGATGTAACTTCCTCTATTACAACCGTGAAAGGAAGTGATATCGCCAATTTGAATACTCCTACGTTCGAAGCGCAATTAGCGGGTCGGGCATCGGGCGTACAGGTGGTAAGTAGCTCAGGCGATATTGGCAGAGCGCCAACAGTGCGTATTCGGGGGGTGAATACGATAACGTCTGGTACATCGCCATTATATGTGGTTGATGGAGTTCCTATTTTTGCCGGCGATACCGGTGGCGGGAATACTTACACCAATGCATTGGCGGATATTAATCCCGCTGATATTGAATCGATGACCGTGCTGAAAGATGGGGCAGCAACTGCAATTTACGGCTCTCGCGCCGCTAATGGGGTTGTCTTGATTACTACAAAAAAAGGGAAAAACGGAAAATTTACGGTATCTTATAATAACATGTTCAGTGTAGCAAGTGTAGTGAAGAAATTGGATCTACTGGAGACTCCCGACTTCTTGACAATTTCTAATGAAAAAGCAAAAGCAGCTGGAACAGTATGGGCTAAAGGAAGCGATTATAATACTGATTGGCAAAAAGCGGTGCTTAGAGCAGGTACGCAGACCGATCATTTCTTGTCGATGACTGGTGGGCTCGGAAAGGGTAACTATTACGCATCTCTAGGATATACAAAGCAGGAAGGGGTGATTACCCCAAATGCCATGGAGAGAATTTCACTGAGAATGAACGCCGATCAAAAGGTTACAGATTGGTTTAAACTCAGTACTAATTTTGCCTACTCGGAAACATCTTATAAAGGATTGAATAATGGATATAATTCAATTTCCGGAGCAATGTTTAGTGCAGTGCGTCAATTGCCTAATACACCGATATATGATACCAGAACACCTACTGGTTATAATATTTATACGCAAGGCACCGTAAGCAGAGTTGGTCAATGGGATAACTTAATCCCAATTACCAGTGATCTTACAAACATCGCTTATGTTGTGAATAATAATAAATACACTTCTGATCTTTCCAGATTTATTGGGAGTATAGCGGGAGATGTGAAAATTACTGACTGGTTAGATTACAAACTGCAAGTAAGTAAAGACCGTTCTGTCACTACCGGGTTTCTCTATTGGAATAGGGTTCACGGTGACGGTTTTTCAAGAGGAGGGTATATCGATAATAATTACCTGAACCTTGATCGGTGGAATATTCAAAATATCCTGAACTTTAACAAAACATTTGGATCACATAACTTAAATGTGGTTTTGGTTAATGAATACCAAAAGCAGAAAACAAACAGTTTTTTTGCTGATGGTCAGGGATTGTCCTCTGATTTCTTTGGTGATGTAGGGGTGATTTCTGGTTCATATGCAACTCAATATTCCGGTGGAGGTGCTACGGAGAACGGTCTAATTTCTTATGCTGCAAGATTGAGCTATAATTTTGCGAATAAATACTTTGTTCAGGGAACAATCAGAAGAGATGGTTTGTCTTCTTTACCAACGGCGAATAAATGGGGTAATTTCCCAGGAGTTTCCTTGGGATGGACAGTTTCAAATGAAGGTTTTATGAAGGATCTTAACACGCTTTCTGAATTGAAACTGAGGGCATCTTATGGAAAAGTGGGAAATACCGATATTGGAAATTATCCATATTTAGGATTGTATAATAGTTTTAAATATGCTGATTATAATGGTATTGGCTACTCGCAGGCAGGGAATGATCAGCTTAAATGGGAAACAAATACAAAGAAAAACTTAGGTGCAGACTTTGGATTATTGAAAAACAGAATTACATTTAGTGCTGATTATTTTGTTAATGAGAATGACGGGTTAATTCTTGCAGTACCATTATCGCCTTCTTTAGGGGTTCCGGGTAATTCGGTCAATAAAAATATTGGAAGTATGGAGAATCGTGGTTTCGAATTTTCCGCGAACGCTGATATCTTAAAAAATGAAAATCTGAAATGGAGTATTGGAGGTAATTTGACTTTAATGGATAATAAAGTTACAGGTTTGGTAGATGGTAAGGATATTATTCAATCCCAAAACGGCGAAACCGCTTATCTTATCAGAGAAGGAGAATCTTTAAGATCCCTTTACGGATATAAATATTGGGGAGTGAATGCAGCAAACGGTAATCCGGTGTACTATAAAGCTGATGGTTCTTTGGTGCAGGCGAATATTGCCAATCAGGGCTATTATTTATTTGATCCTACCAATCCAGGTAACCTGGGAACCGCTTCTTCATTGACAAATGATGATAGACAAATATTAGGGAATACGCTTCCAACCTATTTTGGTTCTGTGAATACGACATTACAATATAAGAGATTTGATTTTAGTGTAATGGCAAGATTTAGCGGGGGAAATAATATTTTTAATGTTACAAGAAGAGAATTGCTCAACCAGGACTTTTATAACAACGGATCTGAAATCTTAGGAAGATGGCAAAGTGCCAGCAATCCTGGAGATGGTTGGACTCCGAAATTACATGGAGGTAGAGGAAATTTCATTAATTTAAATGGCCAGGCTACTTCTAGATTTGTGGAGAAGGGTGACTTCGTGAAAATTGATAACATTACCCTCGGTTATTCCTTAGATCCTGCAATGCTGTCCAGTATCAATCTAACTAAGTTTAGGATTTATGGCGTTGTGCAGAATGCAATAATGTTTACCAATTATAAAGGGATTGATCCTGAGATGGAAAATCTGGGAATGGATTATAATGCAGTACCAAGACAAAGAACAATTTCCTTCGGAATTAATGCAACTTTCTAA